Proteins encoded in a region of the Panicum hallii strain FIL2 chromosome 3, PHallii_v3.1, whole genome shotgun sequence genome:
- the LOC112888155 gene encoding gamma-tubulin complex component 4 — translation MLHELLLALLGFTGDFVLDASPARRRAATQDAAAGGGDGDGEVGPAFRLAPDLTFLQPSERSAIERLISLGFYYKELNRFATESRDLSWVQSSVEVSSPHADKTQKGKVRKGSVYRRAIANGITEILSVYRSAVLQVEQNLLSDPLPILATVTHGLNKFEVLLPPLYELVMEIEQKDIRGGQLLNLLHKRCHCGVPELQSCIQRLLWHGHQVMFNQLTSWMVYGILQDQYSEFFIRRQDDRDGENDSSQRDFPDKFMQKLAKDTSLASWHTGFHVSLDMLPEYIHMRVAESILFAGKAIRVLRNPSPGATLQEHVNQGQNPKGSHRMQSFTGGSGAPKDLPNFSNISTEELLPLAEADKIDAMLKELKHSSEFHKRLFESAVGSIRTIAANHLWQLVVVRADLNGHLKALKDYFLLAKGDFFQCFLEESRQLMRLPPRQSTAEADLMIPFQLAALKTIGDEDKYFTRVSLRMLSYGMKSSTSQKDLQKSNASELSSQGKAASELALDGWDSIALEYSVDWPLQLFFTPDVLSKYRKVFQYLIRLKRTQMELEKSWAAVMHKDHADFSDYCKDRKNGSATQLRRQRSKPLWRVREHMAFLIRNLQFYIQVDVIESQWNVLQSHVQDSHDFTELVSFHQEYLSALVSQSFLDIGSVSRILDSIMKLCLQFCWSIEQYETRPNISEIDHITEEFNKKSNSLYTILRSSRLAGSQRAPFLRQFLMRLNFNSFFETTARGVMNSGRLRPSTAGAQL, via the exons ATGCTGCacgagctcctcctcgcgcTGCTCGGCTTCACCGGCGACTTCGTCCTCGAcgcctcccccgcgcgccgccgcgccgcgacaCAGGatgccgcggccggcggcggggacggaGACGGCGAGGTGGGCCCCGCCTTCCGCCTCGCGCCGGACCTCACCTTCCTCCAGCCCTCCGAGAG GAGTGCTATTGAAAGGCTCATATCCCTGGGATTTTACTATAAAGAACTGAACCGCTTTGCAACTGAGTCTCGTGATCTGAGCTGGGTCCAGTCTTCTGTAGAGGTTTCATCACCTCATGCTGATAAAACTCAGAAGGGAAAAGTGAGAAAAGGGAGTGTGTATAGGAGGGCAATTGCCAATGGTATTACGGAGATTCTGTCAGTCTACAGATCAGCTGTCCTACAGGTTGAGCAAAACCTGTTGTCAGATCCATTGCCTATCCTCGCGACGGTAACTCACGGTCTGAATAAG TTTGAGGTTCTTCTCCCTCCACTTTATGAGCTTGTTATGGAAATAGAGCAGAAAGATATCAGGGGTGGACAACTACTTAACCTTTTGCATAAACGATGCCATTGTGGGGTTCCAGAACTGCAAAGCTGCATTCAGAG gCTACTTTGGCATGGACACCAGGTCATGTTCAACCAGCTGACATCCTGGATGGTTTATGGGATTCTTCAAGATCAGTACAGTGAATTTTTCATTAGAAG ACAAGATGACAGGGATGGGGAGAATGACTCATCTCAGCGAGATTTTCCTGATAAGTTTATGCAGAAATTAGCTAAAGACACATCCCTGGCTAGTTGGCATACAGGATTTCATGTATCATTG GACATGTTGCCTGAGTATATCCACATGCGAGTTGCAGAGTCCATTCTCTTCGCTGGCAAAGCAATAAGGGTTCTTCGAAATCCGAGTCCTGGTGCTACATTGCAGGAACATGTTAACCAAGGCCAGAACCCTAAAGGATCTCATAGAATGCAAAGCTTTACCGGAGGTTCTGGTGCTCCAAAAGACCTGCCAAATTTCTCTAACATCAGCACAGAAGAACTGTTGCCACTAGCTGAAGCTGATAAAATTGATGCTATGCTCAAGGAGCTAAAG CATTCTTCTGAGTTCCACAAACGGCTTTTTGAGTCTGCTGTCGGGTCAATACGTACAATTGCTGCTAATCATCTCTGGCAG CTAGTGGTGGTACGTGCTGATCTGAATGGTCATTTGAAGGCATTGAAAGATTATTTTCTTTTAGCAAAAGGTGACTTTTTCCAG TGTTTTCTAGAGGAAAGCCGCCAATTAATGCGTCTACCACCACGTCAATCTACAGCTGAAGCAGATCTCATGATCCCATTTCAGTTG GCTGCACTGAAGACTATAGGTGACGAAGACAAGTATTTCACCAGAGTCTCATTAAG GATGTTATCGTATGGTATGAAAAGTAGTACATCACAGAAAGATCTCCAAAAGTCTAATGCTTCGGAGCTTTCTTCGCAAGGAAAAGCTGCATCAGAATTGGCACTTGATGGATGGGATAGTATTGCTCTGGAATATTCTGTTGACTGGCCACTGCAGCTCTTCTTCACTCCTGATGTTCTGTCAAA GTATCGCAAGGTTTTCCAGTACCTCATCCGATTGAAGAGGACACAAATGGAGCTGGAGAAATCCTGGGCAGCAGTAATGCATAAAGATCATGCTGATTTTTCTGATTATTGCAAGGATCGGAAAAATGGATCTGCAACACAACTGCGTCGGCAACGCTCTAAGCCTTTGTGGCGAGTAAGGGAGCACATGGCTTTCTTGATCAGAAACCTACAGTTTTACATCCAG GTTGATGTAATAGAGTCCCAGTGGAATGTTTTACAATCTCACGTGCAAGATTCACATGATTTCACAGAGCTAGTGAGCTTTCATCAAGA GTACTTGTCAGCACTGGTTTCACAATCATTCTTGGATATTGGATCCGTCTCTAGAATACTCGACAGCATAATGAAGCTATGCTTGCAGTTTTGCTGGAGTATTGAGCAATATGAAACCCGCCCAAACATATCTGAGATTGATCACATAACTGAG gaATTCAACAAGAAATCAAATTCGCTGTACACTATCTTGAGGAGCAGCCGCCTCGCGGGTAGCCAAAGAGCACCTTTCCTGAGGCAATTCCTGATGAGACTTAATTTCAACTCATTCTTCGAG ACCACTGCTAGGGGAGTGATGAACTCTGGCAGGCTGCGCCCAAGCACCGCAGGCGCCCAGCTGTAA
- the LOC112885113 gene encoding uncharacterized protein LOC112885113, which yields MPAMCGGDGVDVRSLRRPQTSRGGLAVPVRAVAPGAGTVAARQSAPVRVPVWLGKTAAARRTEDGRGGDRKAADESDGEEGEEMMPPHVVAARRNTRSSSVVEGAGRTLKGRGRPWRRSARNSPPLNLNLNLAVFWMLNTIGWVTFYWHWKHITLWQGNVSQFNESSTYLMGWLRDYLWLNSSQLINGYNPFGMNSLSVWAWMFLFGRLVWATGFMFLISWRGYWQELIETLAWAHERTPLATLIRWRDKPVALSIVQARLVGLAHFSVGYIFTYAAFLIASTSGKFG from the exons ATGCCGGCGATGTGCGGAGGCGACGGCGTCGACGTGCGGAGCCTGCGGCGGCCGCAGACATCCAGGG GGGGGCTGGCCGTGCCCGTGAGGGCGGTGGCGCCGGGAGCTGGCACCGTCGCGGCGAGGCAGTCGGCGCCAGTGAGGGTGCCAGTGTGGCTGGGGAagaccgcggcggcgcggcgcacggagGACGGGCGCGGCGGAGACAGGAAGGCCGCGGACGAGTCCGACggcgaggaaggggaggagatGATGCCGCCGCACGtggtggcggcgcggcgcaaCACGCGCTCGTCGTCGGTGGTGGAGGGCGCTGGGCGGACGCTCAAGGGCCGGGGAAGACCATGGCGGCGCAGCGCACGGAATTCACCA cctctaaatctgaatctaaattTGGCAGTTTTCTGGATGTTAAATACCATTGGATGGGTTACTTTTTATTGGCATTGGAAACACATCACATTATGGCAGGGCAACGTTTCACAATTTAATGAATCCTCCACTTATTTGATGGGATGGTTAAGAGATTACCTATGGTTAAACTCTTCACAACTTATCAATGGATATAATCCTTTTGGGATGAATAGTTTATCAGTATGGGCTTGGATGTTCTTATTTGGACGTCTTGTTTGGGCTACTGGATTTATGTTCTTAATTTCCTGGCGTGGATATTGGCAGGAATTAATTGAGACTTTAGCATGGGCTCATGAACGCACACCTTTGGCTACTTTAATTCGCTGGAGAGATAAGCCTGTGGCTCTTTCCATTGTGCAAGCAAGATTGGTTGGATTAGCCCACTTTTCCGTGGGTTATATATTCACTTATGCAGCTTTCTTGATTGCCTCAACATCAGGCAAGTTTGGTTAA